The Desulfoscipio gibsoniae DSM 7213 genome contains a region encoding:
- a CDS encoding enoyl-CoA hydratase-related protein, with amino-acid sequence MEFQNLLIEKDGHIAIVTLNRPEVRNALDPRTWAEIRGAARQCRFDKDVRVVIITGAGGKAFASGADIRSLREREALEALKSEAQESLNDVENLDKPVIAAIDGFALGGGCELALACDIRIATSRSKLGQPEVNLGLIPGAGGTQRLQRVVGIGKAKELIFTGDIISAQEAKEIGLVNKVVEQPEDLLAVAKEMAQKIIAKGPMAISLAKVAINVGTNTDINSGLLFEKFAQTIAFSTEDRIEGTTAFLEKRKADFKGK; translated from the coding sequence ATGGAATTTCAAAATTTGTTAATTGAAAAAGACGGCCATATTGCAATAGTAACGTTGAATCGACCGGAAGTGCGTAATGCCTTGGACCCGCGCACCTGGGCAGAAATTCGCGGTGCTGCACGACAATGCCGTTTTGATAAAGATGTGCGAGTGGTTATCATCACTGGTGCGGGTGGCAAAGCATTTGCTTCCGGGGCGGATATCCGTTCACTAAGGGAGCGCGAAGCTCTGGAAGCATTAAAAAGTGAAGCCCAGGAGTCGTTAAACGACGTGGAAAACCTGGACAAGCCCGTTATCGCAGCCATTGACGGCTTTGCCCTGGGCGGTGGATGTGAGCTGGCCCTGGCCTGTGATATCCGGATAGCCACCAGCCGCTCCAAACTGGGACAGCCAGAAGTAAACCTGGGTCTTATCCCAGGTGCGGGCGGCACCCAGAGATTACAGCGGGTAGTAGGCATTGGCAAGGCCAAGGAATTAATTTTTACCGGCGATATTATCAGTGCCCAGGAAGCCAAAGAAATCGGCCTGGTGAATAAAGTGGTGGAGCAGCCGGAGGATTTGCTGGCTGTCGCCAAAGAAATGGCGCAAAAAATTATTGCCAAGGGCCCCATGGCGATCAGTTTAGCCAAAGTGGCTATCAATGTGGGAACCAATACCGATATTAATTCGGGTCTGTTATTTGAAAAATTTGCCCAGACCATTGCCTTTTCCACTGAAGATCGTATCGAAGGAACTACGGCCTTTTTGGAAAAACGCAAGGCCGATTTTAAAGGTAAATAA
- a CDS encoding 3-hydroxyacyl-CoA dehydrogenase family protein: MASFEVKNLCVIGAGNMGHQISISAVLAGYKVSCTDINPEILKKAESFADTYLPERVTKGKLTEDEAKAARARLSFTGDMTEAAKDADLVIEAAIEKLELKRKIFADLDKICPPHAILATNSSYIVSSKIADATSRPSKVCNMHFFNPALVMKLVEVVKGAHVSDDTVEIVMATCKKMGKIPVMLKKEIYGFLVNRIVSAIKNEALYIYDMGVANPEDIDTAVVNALGHPMGPFRLMDLTGIDLSYYISTERYQETGDPKFKPSPIIVEKFVKKEWGRKTGKGFYEYCK, from the coding sequence ATGGCTAGTTTTGAAGTGAAGAATCTTTGTGTTATTGGCGCGGGGAACATGGGACACCAGATATCTATCTCCGCTGTCCTGGCGGGCTATAAAGTGTCATGCACTGATATTAATCCAGAAATTTTAAAGAAAGCTGAAAGTTTTGCTGATACTTACCTCCCGGAGCGGGTAACCAAAGGTAAACTTACTGAGGATGAGGCTAAGGCGGCCCGGGCCAGGCTCTCATTTACCGGCGATATGACAGAAGCAGCCAAGGATGCCGACCTTGTAATTGAGGCGGCTATCGAAAAACTGGAACTTAAACGTAAAATATTTGCCGATCTGGATAAAATTTGTCCTCCACATGCTATTTTAGCCACTAACAGTTCTTACATCGTTAGTTCCAAGATTGCTGATGCAACCAGCCGTCCGTCCAAGGTATGCAATATGCACTTTTTCAACCCGGCTTTGGTAATGAAACTTGTGGAAGTAGTTAAAGGAGCTCATGTTTCGGATGATACTGTAGAGATAGTAATGGCAACGTGCAAAAAAATGGGTAAAATACCAGTTATGTTGAAGAAAGAAATATATGGCTTTTTAGTTAACAGAATAGTTTCAGCCATTAAAAACGAGGCTTTGTATATCTATGACATGGGAGTGGCCAATCCCGAAGATATTGACACCGCAGTGGTAAATGCTTTGGGACACCCAATGGGACCATTTAGACTAATGGACCTTACCGGAATCGACCTGAGCTACTATATCAGTACAGAGCGTTACCAGGAAACTGGAGATCCAAAATTCAAGCCCTCTCCCATTATTGTGGAGAAATTTGTGAAAAAAGAATGGGGTCGTAAAACTGGTAAGGGATTCTACGAGTACTGCAAGTAA
- a CDS encoding acetyl-CoA hydrolase/transferase C-terminal domain-containing protein — translation MTDYFNISDKIKRSDPYSRSEYGKANLKGKPTWQRTEMLIILAHPDYRDDLIKETEKMKIWTRTNKRF, via the coding sequence ATGACTGATTATTTTAACATATCAGACAAAATAAAAAGATCTGACCCTTATTCTAGATCTGAGTATGGTAAGGCTAACTTGAAGGGAAAACCGACCTGGCAGCGGACAGAGATGCTGATTATTCTTGCCCACCCCGATTACCGGGACGATCTAATCAAAGAAACTGAAAAAATGAAGATTTGGACCAGAACTAATAAGCGTTTTTAA
- a CDS encoding phosphoenolpyruvate carboxykinase (ATP), with translation MNFSRRPVEAAKMIINPSHEELKILAQEGNKTTIYNSASFISSVRNRSAKKTYIVEDGVPLGVDQQGISIAEANRIADEVHEYLKQQEVIRLDRRMGLHPDFSLHCRLFITTRFARIPLKWNIMLFPSVEPEAEPDLLSIYVPEWPERVIFCHPLSYTTYILGTDYFGEAKKSFLRMAMFRTKTEGGLGFHAGSKVLRIKLPGGELKDAGFLLFGLSGTGKTTLTMHDHNLTPPEQAIIRQDDVVMMNPQGYCYGTENGFYIKTEGLDESQKVLYHAAQSPEAIFENVKVNDDGSIDFNNTELTSNGRGVIRREDVLGVDSNIDLDKAHRMIFITRHDKMVPPVAKLNPHQAAAFFMLGESVETSAGDPTKAGQSKREVGTNPFIVGLEGEEGNRLLEILEANPDMECYLLNTGSIGMGGNRPGVKISIHASTTILKYIATGEIKWQTDPDWGYQIPEHIPELDMTVYDPRSYYTKEEYLSMVQQLREERIRWLDKYPELKLEIKNTIKQPK, from the coding sequence GTGAATTTTTCAAGGAGACCTGTAGAAGCCGCCAAAATGATTATTAACCCAAGCCATGAAGAGCTTAAAATTTTGGCCCAAGAAGGTAACAAAACCACTATTTACAACAGTGCCAGTTTTATATCCTCCGTGCGCAACCGGAGTGCTAAGAAAACCTATATTGTTGAGGACGGGGTGCCACTGGGCGTGGACCAGCAGGGTATCTCCATTGCCGAAGCAAATCGCATCGCTGACGAAGTACATGAGTATTTAAAACAGCAAGAGGTCATCAGGCTGGACCGCCGTATGGGATTACATCCCGATTTTAGCCTGCACTGCCGTCTATTTATTACTACAAGGTTTGCACGCATTCCGTTAAAATGGAATATCATGCTCTTCCCATCAGTTGAACCTGAAGCTGAACCCGATTTACTCAGTATTTATGTGCCAGAATGGCCTGAAAGAGTTATCTTTTGCCATCCCCTCTCCTATACAACTTACATCCTGGGAACCGATTATTTCGGTGAAGCTAAAAAATCTTTTCTGCGCATGGCCATGTTTCGCACAAAAACAGAAGGCGGGCTCGGTTTTCATGCAGGCAGCAAGGTACTGCGGATAAAATTACCGGGTGGTGAGTTAAAAGATGCCGGTTTCCTCCTTTTCGGCCTTAGTGGAACAGGAAAAACTACGCTGACCATGCATGACCATAATTTGACTCCACCGGAACAGGCCATCATCAGACAAGACGACGTGGTAATGATGAATCCCCAGGGATACTGCTATGGCACGGAAAACGGTTTCTATATAAAGACCGAAGGTCTTGATGAGTCACAAAAGGTTTTATACCACGCCGCACAAAGCCCTGAGGCAATTTTTGAAAACGTCAAGGTAAATGACGACGGCTCAATCGACTTTAATAATACTGAACTCACCTCCAACGGCCGGGGCGTTATCCGCAGGGAGGATGTTTTGGGGGTTGACAGCAATATCGACCTGGATAAAGCCCATCGCATGATCTTCATCACTCGTCATGACAAAATGGTCCCTCCGGTGGCTAAATTGAACCCCCACCAGGCGGCTGCCTTTTTCATGCTGGGTGAATCAGTCGAAACCTCGGCCGGTGATCCCACCAAAGCAGGGCAATCCAAACGGGAAGTGGGCACCAATCCGTTTATCGTAGGTTTGGAGGGGGAAGAAGGAAACCGGCTGCTGGAAATCCTGGAGGCCAATCCCGATATGGAATGTTACCTGCTTAACACAGGCAGCATTGGTATGGGCGGTAACCGGCCGGGGGTGAAAATCAGTATCCATGCTTCCACCACTATTCTAAAATATATTGCCACCGGGGAAATAAAATGGCAAACAGACCCTGATTGGGGCTATCAGATACCTGAGCATATACCGGAACTGGACATGACCGTTTACGACCCCCGGTCTTACTATACTAAAGAGGAATATCTATCAATGGTACAACAGCTTAGAGAGGAAAGGATCCGCTGGCTGGATAAATACCCGGAATTAAAACTCGAAATTAAAAACACCATCAAGCAACCGAAATAA
- a CDS encoding IS256-like element ISDgi1 family transposase has protein sequence MQAMQDKTIKELAKDCRTVEDVHEMLKNLFKDTLQQIFEAEIEEHLGYKKHSIEGNNTGNSRNGYNKKTIQTKFGKTEVEIPRDRNGEFEPRLIGKYEKTSNQLEDQIIAMYAKGMSTRDIEDHMRDIYGIDVSPTMVSKITDKILPLIAEWQSRTLDRIYPIVFLDAIHFKVRKDNRIINKAAYSVLALNMAGQKEILGIWIGENESASFWLGVCNDLKNRGVQDILITCKDGLSGFSEAINTVFPHTEIQLCIIHQIRNSLKYVPYKEQKELMADLKQVYQALTLEEAELAFEIFKENWGKRHPIIIRSWEKNWLELTAYFKYPYEIRKMIYTTNIIEGYHRQLRKVTKTKTAYPTDDSLKKIIYLATVEAAKKWTMPVKDWKNCISQFVIYFGDRIESEMAI, from the coding sequence ATGCAAGCCATGCAAGACAAAACGATCAAGGAATTAGCAAAGGATTGCCGCACCGTAGAAGACGTACATGAGATGCTCAAGAATCTATTCAAGGACACCTTGCAGCAGATATTCGAGGCTGAAATTGAAGAGCACCTCGGGTATAAAAAACACAGCATTGAAGGCAATAATACTGGCAACAGTCGCAACGGTTACAATAAGAAAACTATCCAGACTAAGTTCGGCAAGACAGAAGTGGAAATCCCACGGGATCGTAATGGTGAATTTGAACCAAGGCTTATCGGTAAATATGAAAAGACATCCAACCAGCTTGAAGACCAAATTATAGCCATGTACGCCAAGGGTATGTCTACACGTGATATTGAGGACCACATGAGGGATATCTACGGTATCGACGTATCCCCTACCATGGTCAGCAAGATAACAGACAAAATACTACCACTGATTGCAGAGTGGCAGTCCCGGACACTTGACCGTATATACCCTATTGTTTTCCTTGATGCTATCCATTTCAAGGTACGTAAAGATAACCGGATAATAAACAAGGCGGCCTACAGTGTGTTGGCCCTAAATATGGCAGGCCAAAAAGAAATACTTGGCATCTGGATTGGGGAAAATGAAAGTGCCAGCTTTTGGCTTGGTGTATGTAATGACCTCAAAAACAGGGGGGTGCAAGATATCCTGATTACCTGTAAAGACGGGCTTTCCGGGTTTTCTGAGGCCATAAACACTGTTTTCCCCCATACCGAAATTCAGCTTTGCATAATCCATCAAATCCGTAATTCCCTGAAGTATGTGCCATACAAAGAACAAAAGGAGTTGATGGCTGATCTTAAGCAAGTGTACCAGGCATTAACCCTGGAAGAGGCTGAGTTAGCCTTTGAAATATTCAAAGAAAACTGGGGTAAAAGACATCCCATTATAATTCGTTCCTGGGAAAAGAATTGGCTTGAGTTAACAGCTTATTTTAAATACCCATATGAAATCCGTAAAATGATTTATACTACTAATATCATCGAGGGTTACCACCGGCAACTACGGAAAGTAACCAAAACTAAAACTGCCTATCCAACAGACGATTCACTGAAGAAAATTATTTACCTGGCCACCGTTGAAGCAGCAAAAAAATGGACTATGCCAGTTAAAGATTGGAAAAATTGCATCTCCCAATTTGTCATATACTTTGGTGATAGGATAGAATCAGAGATGGCCATATAA
- a CDS encoding C40 family peptidase, giving the protein MNQFKKLNVIWLILLILLTASPSYGYNNETEIQTVLLAESLIGKPFKQGGNTPEEGFNSTGFIQYAFREGEGIVLPGSPSQLWKLGKPIERSEIQPGDVLYFTGSDNLIPAIYKGDDIIIVVATNEGVVKRNIVEDSYWRDRYKGARRYTNIANELNPVAVKALELVGSPYELGGNDPNGFDHSGFVQYVFNEVNKLDFPRTSNEQWRVGMEVDAVDIKSGDVLFFQGSSVRLPGIYIDNGIFVIVTTNGVAVVDLETSDYWKSRLLGARRFTNNIIEEGIVSNPIVEKAMALLGTPYNPEGNSPTEGFNTTNFVRYVFKDTLNIQLSVFSDRIYEIGESISKEELQAGDLVFFQGSGLIPGIYKGNGMFIVQTTEGVAERDIESEYWSDIYVGAKRLTEADIYYSQPENYKEHENLVIREAMKYIGTPYLLGGDTIDGFDCSYLVQTVFRDAKNIYLPRITYKQCEVGETIDFENKRPGDVIYFTGKWREGISHAAIYLGNNYIIHASGDEGMNTISYLGQNLLDRLAVVKRFDSLSLRLDSKVVEEAYKTLGVRYLAGGNTKEGFNHSGFIQYVMKAGLDIDLPRYSSQQWALGKEIEREDLNIGDVLFFEGSSKVLLPGLHIGNEQFIIVTESEGVAIRDLNISDSYWSPRYVGARRYEKINE; this is encoded by the coding sequence ATGAACCAATTTAAAAAACTAAATGTCATATGGTTAATCCTATTGATCCTGTTAACTGCTAGCCCATCCTATGGTTATAATAATGAGACAGAAATTCAAACGGTTTTACTTGCAGAAAGTTTAATAGGCAAGCCTTTTAAACAAGGAGGAAATACACCGGAGGAAGGATTTAATAGCACCGGGTTTATTCAGTATGCATTCAGAGAGGGAGAGGGTATAGTCCTCCCTGGATCGCCTTCACAGTTATGGAAACTGGGTAAACCTATAGAACGTAGTGAAATACAGCCTGGAGATGTTCTTTACTTTACTGGAAGCGACAACCTAATACCGGCAATATATAAAGGCGATGATATCATTATCGTTGTAGCGACTAATGAAGGAGTAGTAAAACGGAATATAGTAGAAGATTCCTATTGGAGGGATCGGTATAAAGGTGCAAGGCGCTACACAAATATAGCTAATGAATTAAATCCTGTAGCTGTAAAAGCCCTTGAATTAGTAGGATCTCCTTATGAACTTGGAGGTAATGATCCAAATGGCTTTGATCATTCAGGCTTTGTACAATACGTTTTTAATGAAGTAAACAAACTGGATTTTCCCAGAACATCGAACGAACAATGGAGAGTAGGTATGGAAGTAGATGCGGTTGATATTAAATCTGGTGATGTACTATTCTTTCAAGGCAGCAGTGTGCGACTACCAGGAATATACATAGACAATGGTATTTTTGTTATTGTTACAACTAATGGGGTTGCTGTAGTAGATCTCGAAACAAGTGATTATTGGAAATCCAGGTTGCTGGGAGCAAGACGGTTTACTAACAATATTATTGAGGAAGGCATCGTAAGCAATCCAATTGTGGAAAAGGCTATGGCTTTGCTTGGAACACCCTATAATCCAGAAGGGAATTCACCAACCGAAGGCTTTAATACGACTAATTTTGTACGTTATGTTTTTAAAGATACCCTCAATATACAACTATCTGTCTTTTCCGATAGGATCTATGAAATAGGCGAATCCATTTCTAAAGAAGAGCTTCAAGCAGGAGACTTAGTGTTTTTCCAGGGAAGCGGTCTTATACCTGGTATTTATAAAGGAAATGGTATGTTTATAGTTCAGACTACAGAAGGAGTTGCGGAAAGGGATATTGAGAGTGAGTATTGGTCAGATATATATGTAGGTGCAAAACGACTAACGGAGGCTGATATATATTATTCTCAGCCTGAAAATTATAAGGAACATGAGAATTTAGTTATTCGAGAAGCAATGAAATATATAGGAACTCCTTATTTGTTAGGTGGCGATACAATAGATGGTTTTGACTGTTCTTATTTAGTTCAGACAGTCTTTAGAGATGCTAAAAACATTTATTTGCCTCGCATAACTTATAAACAATGTGAAGTAGGCGAAACTATCGATTTTGAAAACAAGCGTCCTGGAGACGTGATTTATTTTACAGGAAAATGGCGGGAAGGGATATCACATGCTGCAATTTATCTAGGAAATAATTATATAATTCATGCATCTGGCGACGAAGGTATGAATACAATCAGCTATTTAGGACAAAATTTGCTGGATCGCCTTGCAGTAGTAAAACGCTTTGACTCGCTTAGTTTGAGGCTGGATTCTAAAGTCGTTGAAGAAGCATATAAAACCCTGGGTGTACGTTACTTAGCAGGAGGAAATACCAAAGAAGGCTTTAATCACTCCGGGTTTATACAATACGTTATGAAAGCAGGTTTAGATATTGATCTACCAAGATATTCATCCCAACAATGGGCTTTAGGAAAAGAAATAGAAAGGGAAGATTTAAATATTGGAGATGTTCTATTCTTTGAGGGATCCAGCAAGGTACTACTACCAGGATTACATATTGGAAATGAGCAGTTTATCATCGTAACAGAATCTGAAGGTGTAGCAATTCGTGATCTTAATATCTCAGATAGTTATTGGAGTCCACGATATGTTGGAGCAAGACGATATGAAAAAATCAATGAGTGA
- a CDS encoding sensor histidine kinase yields the protein MNSYLQQGKERLHLVIHAAGRLFLMLKHLLREQFNKNIHTRILFTNMITFVFGLIALTMFSGYVVKQIAYDQVQQDLLRKAKRVNFALLQQNDQAWGVPPAGQTNDQAQGRQQMLQFLADIFDTRITVFDRQRNILDTSAQQEVVPGNQVDAKFVKLLNKGETAIARAVDQETGQIIFVVVVPMGNNDNKDVIENGILLETNPVNLNHALNKMRLYLVIGGMAILVIFMFISAYLALSISRPISHLATTVAEFNRGNYVLSAGERPPEEIKALAGQLSHLAVRLREMHAESRRMEEEKAQLFAEISHELRTPLTAVQGFVEAIRDGMVQDEALLNRYLDTIYTQTIHIARLVDDILVLSRLESGNVTVEKLPMDLITLAQGVVTSMEAMAGSKNTAILFEKKTENAVVLGDVDRMEQIIRNLLKNAVRATENGTVRVGVEVHQGEVVLTIEDDGIGIAPEDLPHIWDRFYQVKNRRGGYLQEKGSGLGLVIVKKLVQLQGGSIDVTSQLGKGTTFNINFPSYNRKY from the coding sequence GTGAATTCTTATCTCCAACAGGGCAAAGAAAGACTTCATTTGGTAATCCACGCTGCAGGCAGGCTCTTCCTTATGCTCAAGCACTTGCTGCGGGAGCAATTCAATAAAAATATTCACACCAGGATACTGTTTACCAATATGATAACCTTTGTTTTCGGTCTGATTGCCCTGACGATGTTTTCCGGCTATGTAGTGAAACAAATAGCCTATGATCAGGTCCAACAGGATCTGTTACGCAAGGCCAAGCGGGTAAACTTTGCCTTGCTCCAGCAAAATGACCAGGCATGGGGGGTGCCGCCTGCCGGGCAAACAAATGATCAGGCTCAGGGTAGACAGCAAATGTTGCAATTTTTGGCCGATATCTTCGATACCAGGATTACGGTCTTTGACAGGCAAAGAAATATTCTGGACACCTCAGCGCAGCAGGAAGTGGTGCCCGGTAACCAGGTGGATGCAAAATTCGTCAAATTGCTCAACAAGGGTGAAACCGCGATTGCCCGGGCGGTTGATCAGGAAACGGGTCAGATCATTTTTGTTGTCGTTGTCCCCATGGGTAACAACGACAACAAAGATGTCATTGAAAACGGCATCCTGCTGGAAACGAATCCAGTTAATCTAAACCATGCTTTAAACAAAATGCGTTTGTATCTGGTTATCGGAGGCATGGCCATATTGGTGATTTTTATGTTTATTTCCGCTTATCTGGCCCTATCAATATCCAGGCCGATTTCCCATTTGGCTACCACCGTGGCGGAGTTTAACCGGGGGAATTATGTTTTAAGCGCCGGGGAGCGGCCTCCGGAGGAAATTAAAGCCCTTGCCGGCCAGCTTAGCCACTTGGCGGTGAGACTGCGGGAGATGCATGCCGAAAGCCGCAGGATGGAAGAAGAAAAAGCCCAGTTGTTTGCGGAGATATCGCATGAGTTACGTACCCCTCTGACTGCTGTTCAGGGATTTGTAGAGGCTATCCGCGACGGTATGGTCCAGGATGAAGCTTTGCTGAACAGGTACTTGGATACGATTTATACTCAAACGATTCATATCGCCAGGCTGGTAGATGACATATTGGTGTTAAGCCGCCTGGAAAGCGGCAATGTCACCGTGGAAAAACTGCCGATGGACTTGATCACCCTGGCCCAGGGTGTGGTCACATCCATGGAGGCAATGGCCGGCAGCAAGAATACCGCGATTCTGTTCGAGAAGAAAACAGAAAACGCGGTCGTGCTCGGTGATGTTGACCGAATGGAACAGATTATCAGGAACTTGCTGAAGAATGCTGTCCGGGCCACCGAGAACGGTACCGTCAGGGTTGGGGTGGAGGTCCACCAGGGTGAAGTGGTACTGACCATTGAGGATGATGGTATTGGTATAGCCCCCGAAGACCTGCCGCACATTTGGGACAGGTTTTACCAGGTGAAGAACCGGCGCGGCGGTTACCTGCAGGAAAAAGGGAGCGGCCTGGGGCTGGTGATTGTGAAAAAGCTGGTTCAGTTACAAGGCGGCAGCATAGATGTCACGAGTCAATTGGGGAAGGGAACGACTTTTAACATAAATTTCCCATCCTATAACCGGAAATATTGA
- a CDS encoding response regulator transcription factor: protein MPYLGKVLVVDDDQTVLELIKLYGEREGFEIIGINNGDLVLPAFDRENPDVVILDIMLPGKDGLMLCRNLREIRMIPIIMLTAKGEEADRVLGLEMGADDYVAKPFSPRELVARIKAVLRRTQPVDTSTNWKMKYPGLEIQADIRSVLVDGKETEVTPREFDLLYYLAQNPRRVFTRQELLTAVWGYDYFGDQRTVDVHIRRLRTKLAPLPYEYLTTVWGVGYQFTPPVKEGETTL from the coding sequence ATGCCGTATTTGGGCAAGGTTTTGGTAGTTGATGACGACCAAACCGTACTGGAACTTATCAAGTTGTACGGTGAAAGGGAAGGTTTTGAAATCATCGGGATAAACAACGGTGATCTGGTCCTGCCCGCATTCGACCGGGAGAATCCTGATGTGGTAATACTGGACATCATGCTTCCGGGTAAGGACGGGCTTATGCTATGTCGCAATTTAAGGGAGATCCGCATGATTCCCATCATCATGCTTACAGCCAAAGGAGAAGAAGCGGACCGTGTTCTGGGACTGGAAATGGGAGCTGATGACTATGTTGCCAAGCCTTTCAGCCCCAGGGAGCTGGTAGCCAGAATAAAAGCGGTACTGCGCCGTACCCAACCGGTTGATACGTCAACGAACTGGAAAATGAAATACCCGGGACTGGAAATTCAGGCCGATATCAGGAGTGTTTTGGTTGACGGTAAAGAAACAGAAGTTACTCCCAGAGAATTCGATTTGCTCTATTACCTGGCTCAGAATCCCCGGCGGGTTTTCACCAGGCAAGAACTGTTAACGGCTGTCTGGGGGTATGATTACTTCGGTGACCAGCGTACGGTGGATGTACATATTCGCAGGCTGAGGACAAAGCTGGCACCCTTGCCCTATGAATACCTGACAACTGTCTGGGGTGTGGGATACCAGTTTACACCTCCTGTTAAGGAGGGAGAGACCACATTGTGA
- a CDS encoding stalk domain-containing protein: protein MRKERLLIIVYFLFALLFIAAIPAHAAAPSIVLNGQILQCDTPPMVEDGNTLVPMRAVFEGLGAQINWDNPTKTVTAATYNTNTTVQLVIGGDVKVNGQKLNTTAQAKIYNSITMIPLPLVSEALGAAANWNPDNQVVTITAAETTTPVYPPIVIETPGDTAVEEQEGIEEDPTADEQEGTEEDLTADEQEGTEEDLAADEDEDENGEDESANNTSFSSYLNELENRFIPEKAAGFSATYQFALTGDNEANYYIIIDDGKLMTGEGTAGNPDVTVTINEQLWLDIVSGEENAMDAYLENKFTVNGDPSLIMKLKEYIK from the coding sequence TTGAGAAAAGAACGTTTACTTATTATTGTTTACTTTTTGTTTGCGCTTCTTTTTATTGCCGCCATACCAGCGCACGCCGCTGCCCCGTCGATAGTGTTAAATGGACAAATACTGCAATGCGATACTCCACCAATGGTTGAGGACGGCAACACTCTGGTGCCGATGCGGGCTGTTTTCGAAGGCCTGGGGGCACAGATAAACTGGGACAACCCTACTAAGACAGTTACGGCTGCCACCTATAATACCAATACCACTGTGCAACTGGTTATCGGTGGAGATGTTAAGGTTAACGGCCAAAAATTGAATACTACCGCTCAGGCCAAGATTTACAACAGCATCACCATGATCCCCCTGCCTTTGGTGAGTGAAGCACTGGGAGCTGCAGCTAATTGGAACCCGGATAACCAGGTTGTCACCATTACCGCTGCTGAAACAACAACACCGGTTTACCCCCCGATTGTAATCGAAACCCCAGGCGACACAGCAGTGGAAGAACAGGAAGGCATTGAAGAGGACCCAACTGCAGATGAGCAGGAAGGCACCGAAGAGGACTTAACTGCAGATGAACAGGAAGGCACCGAAGAGGACTTAGCTGCAGATGAAGATGAGGATGAAAACGGCGAAGACGAATCAGCTAACAACACTTCCTTTTCATCATACCTGAATGAATTGGAAAACAGGTTTATACCTGAAAAAGCGGCAGGCTTCTCCGCTACCTATCAGTTTGCGCTCACCGGAGATAATGAAGCAAATTATTACATTATCATCGATGACGGCAAGCTTATGACAGGAGAAGGAACTGCCGGTAACCCGGACGTTACCGTTACGATAAACGAACAGCTCTGGCTGGATATAGTATCCGGTGAGGAAAACGCCATGGATGCTTACTTAGAGAATAAATTCACCGTGAACGGCGACCCGTCTCTTATTATGAAACTTAAAGAATACATTAAATAG